The genome window ACAAGAGCAATCCATCCTTCACAATTTGCTCTAGAAAGGTTGCCACATCCGACATAGTAGGTCGCTCGTTAGGATTTTCCCTCACAGCCAATTCTGCTATATCGGCAACTTTAAGTAGGGACTCGACATTTCTTGGAAAAGTCACATATCTATCAATTATGGCAGCTGCTTTGCCCTGTTTAATTAATGGCACAGCCCACTCAACAATATTTGGTGGAGTGTAATCTCTATCATAGGTTTTTCTTCCGCTAAGAATCTCTAGCAGTACAATTCCAAAGTTGTATACATCACTTTTCATATCTCCACAAAGATCCTTCTCATTTGCTGAAAGAAGCCCAAAATCTGCGATTCGTGCTCCCCAGTCAGAATCCAAAAGGATGTTTGAAGTCTGGACATTATGATGGACAATTGGCGGTTCTGCTTCCTTGTGAAGGTACTCAAGTCCCTTGGCAGCCTGCATTGAAATCTTCAACCTAAGGCTCCAATTCAGAGGAGAAAGCCCACCATGGAGGTGATCATGAAGCGTGCCATGGGGCATATACTCGTAGACAAGCAGCCTTTCCCCCATTTCTGAGCAGTAACCTAACAAGTTCACAATATTGCAATGCCGAACGTTGCAGAGGACCTCCAATTCCATGTCAAAATTCCTGCTATTAGAGTGAATTATCGTGGCAGCATTTGCCCTTTTGACTGCAACCTGTCTCCCATCAGCTAGAACTGCTTTATAAACAAAACCATAGCTTCCTCGACCAAGCTCGTTGAACTCTCTGAATCCATTGGTGACATCTTTAAGCTCTGATAGTCGGAAAACTTGAGCCTTCCCAGGACAAGGAGTGATGGATTGAGGAAGGTGAGAATCAGAAGCAACGTCAGCTTCCAGCTCTGGTTTGCCGATACAAGAATGAAATtgattctttgctctttcttcGTTTCGGCTGGAGAATAAACATGGAAGAACACACCAACTAACTAATATCAACAAGAAACCCAAAGCAGAAGAACCAATTATGACTGCTAATCTGCGCAAGTTGTGCCATTGCTTCTCATTAGATGATTTCAACCCACAAACATCCCAACAAGAACTGTTCTGGCAAAGAGAGCAAGCTGTGCATACTCTATCGGCATTCTCAGTACAAGGACTAGATAAGAAAAAACCTTCAGAACAATTTGACCCACATGGAGAACAAATCTTTAAGTCCTTTCTAACACACAAGCTTGTCAAGTCCGGTTCATTTAGAATGCTTGCATTGAAAACAAACTCCCCTTCACCGCAAGAACGAGGACTACATAGCCCTGGGCTGCACAACTCCAAAGGAGGACTGTAATCTGGTGGCAAAGTCCCGTTAGCAAACCAGCAATCAATAACCAAATCATCTTCCCTTATCCCACATGTCGTGAAATCAGACGAAGCAATCGCCATAAACCCAGAACCACCCTTTGGAATTAAAGATGAATTGAAACTTCCCCAACACTCGACTGCATGATTATCCTCCCTAATCCGACAGAAATGGTTAGTTCCAGCAGTTAGCGACACAAAACGGGTCCCAACGGGAGGGGTTGAATATGAATTAGTACTATTGCCCCAGCATTTGACATCATTAGACCCCTCCAAAATCCCACAAACGGAATCCCTCCCTGAAGCTAAAACCATGTAATTCTCGGAGAAATTCGAAACGCCGAACCTATCTTTGTTCGGTCCCCAACAAACAACCCCTCTTCCTCTAACCCCACCACAACTAAACTCTTCACCAGAAACAACCTTATCAAACACAAGATTACTAATAGATTGGTCATAAAAGACACCAGTGCCCTGTACAGAAGTTAAACTGTTATTAGCACCGTTGATAATATTCCAACAATCAATCGTGCCGGAATCATGATCAGAGTAATAAGATCCTCTAATAGCGCACACATGA of Populus trichocarpa isolate Nisqually-1 chromosome 16, P.trichocarpa_v4.1, whole genome shotgun sequence contains these proteins:
- the LOC7467621 gene encoding serine/threonine-protein kinase-like protein CCR1, whose protein sequence is MQLQSCFIGLFLLLSCISASGFGSMGPISAAFGDHAFFCAIDASGKQDVICWIKNNTLPPSSSSASTSAYFSNIGPIAALSGGEGFLCGILANNSQVFCWSSVYSGPDLVPSVYRNTAYSHIAAGKNHVCAIRGSYYSDHDSGTIDCWNIINGANNSLTSVQGTGVFYDQSISNLVFDKVVSGEEFSCGGVRGRGVVCWGPNKDRFGVSNFSENYMVLASGRDSVCGILEGSNDVKCWGNSTNSYSTPPVGTRFVSLTAGTNHFCRIREDNHAVECWGSFNSSLIPKGGSGFMAIASSDFTTCGIREDDLVIDCWFANGTLPPDYSPPLELCSPGLCSPRSCGEGEFVFNASILNEPDLTSLCVRKDLKICSPCGSNCSEGFFLSSPCTENADRVCTACSLCQNSSCWDVCGLKSSNEKQWHNLRRLAVIIGSSALGFLLILVSWCVLPCLFSSRNEERAKNQFHSCIGKPELEADVASDSHLPQSITPCPGKAQVFRLSELKDVTNGFREFNELGRGSYGFVYKAVLADGRQVAVKRANAATIIHSNSRNFDMELEVLCNVRHCNIVNLLGYCSEMGERLLVYEYMPHGTLHDHLHGGLSPLNWSLRLKISMQAAKGLEYLHKEAEPPIVHHNVQTSNILLDSDWGARIADFGLLSANEKDLCGDMKSDVYNFGIVLLEILSGRKTYDRDYTPPNIVEWAVPLIKQGKAAAIIDRYVTFPRNVESLLKVADIAELAVRENPNERPTMSDVATFLEQIVKDGLLL